From one Cyprinus carpio isolate SPL01 chromosome B3, ASM1834038v1, whole genome shotgun sequence genomic stretch:
- the LOC109070203 gene encoding histone acetyltransferase KAT2A yields MADPATQSSAQPRLQQAQSSGPAGSTPNPGAASSDPARPGLSQQQWSSQKKAQVRSFPRAKKLEKLGVFSSCKANDACKCNGWKNPNPPTAARMELQQQAASLTEACRSCGHSLAEHVSHLENVSEEEINRLLGMVVDVENLFMSVHKEEDTDTKQVYFYLFKLLRKCILQMGKPVVEGSLGSPPFEKPNIEQGVLNFVQYKFSHLASKERQTMYELSKMFLLCLNYWKLETPSQFRQRAQKEDAAAYKVDYTRWLCYCHVPQSNDSLPRYETCQVFGRSLLKSIFTVTRRQLLEKFRVEKDKLPPEKRTLILTHFPKFLSMLEEEIYGENSPIWEADFTMPASEGTQLGHQTVLSPVSVSGSPLSKGSSGSALGVTGLDVACSEPVTGDKRKLPEALTLEDAKRIRVMGDIPMELVNEVMKTITDPAAMLGPETSLLSANAARDETARLEERRGIIEFHVIGNSLSQKSNKKILMWLVGLQNVFSHQLPRMPKEYITRLVFDPKHKTLALIKDGRVIGGICFRMFPTQGFTEIVFCAVTSNEQVKGYGTHLMNHLKEYHIKHSILYFLTYADEYAIGYFKKQGFSKDIKVPKSRYLGYIKDYEGATLMECELNPRIPYTELSHIIKRQKEIIKKLIERKQNQIRKVYPGLTCFKEGVRQIPVESIPGIRETGWRPSAKEKSKELKDPDLLYNMLKNLLAQIKTHPDAWPFMEPVKKSEAPDYYEVIRFPIDLKTMTERLKNRYYVTKKLFIADLQRVITNCREYNPPDSEYCKCANTLEKFFYFKLKEAGLIDK; encoded by the exons ATGGCGGACCCGGCGACACAGAGCTCCGCGCAGCCCCGGCTTCAGCAAGCGCAGTCCAGCGGCCCGGCAGGATCCACCCCAAACCCCGGGGCCGCGAGCAGCGACCCGGCCCGACCAGGCCTGAGTCAGCAGCAGTGGTCCAGCCAGAAGAAAGCCCAAGTCCGATCGTTTCCGCGGGCTAAAAAGCTGGAGAAACTCGGAGTGTTCTCCTCCTGCAAG GCTAATGATGCTTGCAAATGTAATGGGTGGAAAAACCCCAATCCGCCGACAGCCGCTCGTATGGAGCTCCAGCAGCAGGCAGCCAGTCTGACGGAGGCCTGCCGAAGCTGTGGACACTCTCTGG cgGAACATGTGTCTCATCTGGAGAACGTGTCTGAGGAGGAGATTAACCGGTTGTTGGGGATGGTGGTGGATGTGGAGAATCTCTTCATGTCTGTCCACAAAGAAGAAGACACGGACACCAAGcaagtctacttttatttgttcaAG TTGCTGAGGAAGTGTATTCTGCAGATGGGGAAGCCAGTGGTGGAAGGCTCTCTCGGTAGCCCTCCCTTTGAAAAGCCCAACATAGAAcaa GGGGTGCTGAACTTTGTCCAGTATAAGTTCAGTCATTTGGCTTCTAAGGAGAGGCAGACCATGTATGAGCTCAGTAAGATGTTTCTGCTCTGTCTGAACTACTGGAAGCTGGAGACCCCGTCACAGTTTCGTCAGAGGGCCCAGAAAGAGGATGCGGCCGCCTACAAAGTCGATTATACTAG gtggcTGTGTTACTGTCACGTTCCTCAGAGTAATGACAGCTTGCCCCGGTACGAGACCTGTCAGGTGTTCGGCCGCAGTCTGCTGAAGTCTATCTTCACTGTCACCCGCAGACAGTTACTGGAGAAGTTCAGAGTGGAGAAAGACAAACTCCCACCAGAGAAACGCACTCTGATCCTCACACACTTCCCCAA gTTTCTTTCCATGTTGGAAGAAGAAATCTATGGAGAGAACTCCCCCATTTGGGAAGCAGACTTCACCATGCCGGCCTCAGAGGGGACACAGCTGGGGCATCAAACAG TGCTGAGTCCTGTCTCGGTGTCTGGCTCTCCTCTTAGTAAAGGCAGCAGTGGTTCTGCTCTGGGTGTCACAGGTTTGGACGTAGCTTGCTCTGAACCAGTAACTG GAGACAAGCGAAAGCTTCCTGAGGCACTGACTCTGGAGGATGCCAAGCGGATCCGAGTTATGGGCGACATCCCCATGGAACTGGTCAATGAAGTCATGAAGACCATTACAGACCCCGCTGCCATGCTGGGGCCAGAG ACTAGCCTGTTGTCAGCAAACGCAGCTCGTGACGAGACGGCTCGtctggaggagaggagaggcatCATTGAGTTCCATGTCATTGgtaactctctctctcagaagtcCAATAAGAAGATTCTAATGTGGCTCGTGGGCCTGCAAAATGTGTTCTCCCATCAACTTCCCCGCATGCCCAAAGAGTACATCACGCGTCTTGTGTTTGACCC GAAGCACAAGACGTTGGCTCTGATTAAAGATGGCCGTGTGATTGGAGGGATCTGCTTCAGGATGTTCCCCACTCAGGGATTCACAGAGATCGTCTTCTGTGCGGTCACCTCAAACGAGCAGGTCAAG gGCTACGGCACACACCTGATGAATCATCTTAAGGAGTACCATATCAAGCACAGCATTCTGTACTTCCTCACCTATGCTGACGAATACGCCATCGGCTACTTTAAGAAACAG GGCTTCTCCAAAGACATCAAAGTGCCGAAGAGCCGATACCTTGGCTACATCAAAGACTATGAGGGAGCCACACTAATGGAGTGCGAGCTCAATCCCAGAATACCCTACACCGAACTCTCACACATTATAAAGAGGCAGAAAGAG ATCATCAAGAAACTGATTGAGAGGAAACAGAATCAGATCAGGAAAGTGTACCCAGGTCTCACCTGCTTTAAAGAGGGAGTGCGGCAGATTCCTGTGGAGAGTATACCAGGCATCA GAGAGACTGGTTGGAGACCTAGTGCCAAGGAgaagag TAAAGAGCTGAAAGATCCAGATCTGCTCTACAACATGCTAAAGAATCTACTCGCGCAGATTAAA ACACATCCAGACGCCTGGCCCTTCATGGAGCCAGTCAAGAAATCCGAAGCTCCAGACTATTATGAGGTCATCCGCTTCCCCATTG ACTTGAAAACGATGACGGAGCGTCTGAAGAACAGGTATTATGTGACAAAAAAGCTGTTTATCGCCGACCTGCAGAGAGTGATCACAAACTGCAGAGAGTACAACCCTCCAGACAGCGAGTACTGCAAGTGTGCCAACACACTGGAgaagtttttctacttcaaactgAAAGAGGCCGGGCTCATTGACAAGTAA
- the LOC109073483 gene encoding probable ATP-dependent RNA helicase DHX58 isoform X2, with protein sequence MDCNLRPYQEEVVQAALRGENSIIWLPTGGGKTRTAVYITKKHLETTANAKVAVLVNKVHLVDQHFAKEFRPYLGSTYKIAAISGDSNEKDLFGCLVKASDLVICTAQILENALINMEEEKHVELTDFTLLVIDECHHTQKESVYNKIMGRYVEKKVRKEGNLPQILGLTASPGTGGNKQLDKAVEHVLQICANLDSVIVSTKEFTPVLQKVVPRPKKQYDIVERRTLDPFGDHLKAMMLMIHEYMPPTVSRSLREMGTQEYEADVVELEKEGVKKENRLIAQCALHLRQYNDALLINDTVRMVDAFRGLDEFYNSRKTKLLDGTDIFLQGLFDENRVELKQLASNDRYENPKLAQLQCTLQEEFNDENSRAILFSKTRRGTHCLFDWVNSNPELQRVNIRAGILTGAGTGANHMTQNEQKETIKHFRTGILNLLISTSVAEEGLDIPECNLVVRYGLLTNEIAQQQASGRARAMNSVYSVVAEEGGREMRRELTNDQQKITTKKTNQQQQKITHSEFRRKISKLQKIAVMTRIQAERKKDERKQRYSPSQVQFQCRECFLLVCSGEDLRKIENAHHVNINPEFERHYIAGGQVVLEKSFEDWEPGRVISCKNCGKEWGMEIKFKKVVTLPCLKIKSFSMKTPGGKSTPRQWKDVEFQDCAAL encoded by the exons ATGGACTGCAATCTTAGACCGTACCAGGAGGAGGTGGTGCAGGCAGCACTCAGAGGAGAGAACAGCATCATCTGGCTGCCCACCGGTGGAGGAAAAACCCGTACTGCGGTTTACATCACTAAGAAACACCTGGAGACCACAGCCAATGCCAAAGTAGCAGTGCTCGTCAATAAG GTGCATCTGGTAGATCAGCACTTTGCAAAAGAATTCAGGCCTTATCTTGGGAGTACATACAAGATAGCAGCCATCAGTGGGGACAGTAATGAGAAAGACTTGTTTGGGTGTCTAGTCAAGGCCTCAGACCTGGTCATCTGCACAGCTCAGATCTTGGAGAACGCCCTGATCAACATGGAGGAAGAAAAACACGTGGAGCTGACTG ACTTTACCCTGCTGGTAATAGACGAATGTCACCATACACAAAAGGAGAGCGTCTATAATAAGATAATGGGCCGCTATGTTGAAAAGAAAGTGAGAAAAGAAGGGAATCTTCCTCAAATTTTGGGTCTCACAGCATCGCCTGGTACAGGAGGAAATAAGCAACTAGATAAAGCTGTTGAACATGTACTGCAG ATCTGTGCCAATCTGGATTCAGTAATTGTGTCCACCAAGGAGTTTACTCCAGTGCTGCAGAAAGTCGTTCCCAGACCCAAAAAGCAATATGATATTGTTGAAAGAAGAACTCTG GATCCATTTGGCGACCACTTGAAGGCAATGATGTTGATGATTCATGAGTATATGCCGCCAACGGTGAGTCGCAGCCTGCGAGAGATGGGCACCCAGGAATATGAAGCTGATGTGGTGGAACTAGAAAAAGAAG GTGTAAAGAAAGAGAACAGACTGATTGCTCAGTGTGCTTTGCACCTGCGGCAATACAACGACGCTCTTCTCATTAATGACACCGTTCGCATGGTGGACGCCTTCCGGGGTCTAGACGAGTTCTACAATTCAAGGAAAACCAAATTGCTGGATGGAACAGATATCTTTCTCCAGGGACTTTTTGATG AGAACCGTGTGGAGCTTAAACAGCTGGCATCAAATGACCGCTACGAAAACCCCAAACTGGCCCAGTTGCAATGCACATTGCAGGAAGAGTTTAATGATGAAAACTCTCGTGCTATCCTCTTCTCAAAGACCCGCAGGGGCACCCATTGTCTGTTTGACTGGGTGAACTCCAACCCTGAGCTGCAGAGGGTCAACATCAGAGCTGGCATTCTCACAGGAGCGGGTACAGGTGCAAATCACATGACCCAG aatgaacagaaggaaaccataaaacattttagaactgGAATCCTCAACCTCCTCATCTCCACCAGTGTAGCTGAGGAAGGACTTGATATTCCAGAATGCAACTTAGTTGTACGTTACGGGCTGTTGACCAATGAGATCGCTCAGCAGCAGGCCAGTGGGCGGGCTCGAGCTATGAACAGCGTCTACTCAGTGGTGGCCGAAGAAGGTGGGCGTGAAATGCGCAGGGAACTTACCAATGATCAAcaaaaaattactacaaaaaaaactaaccaacaacagcaaaaaattaCCCACAGCGAGTTCAGACGCAAG ATATCCAAGCTCCAAAAAATCGCTGTTATGACTAGAATCCAGGCCGAGAGGAAAAAGGATGAGAGGAAGCAGCGTTATAGTCCTAGTCAGGTTCAGTTTCAATGCAGAGAATGCTTCTTGCTTGTCTGCAGTGGAGAAGatttaagaaaaatagaaaatgctCACCATGTCAACATCAACCCTGAGTTTGA GAGGCATTATATAGCAGGTGGGCAGGTCGTTCTGGAGAAGAGCTTTGAAGATTGGGAGCCTGGACGGGTTATCAGCTGCAAGAACTGTGGAAAG gAATGGGGAATGGAGATAAAGTTCAAGAAGGTGGTCACACTCCCCTGCTTGAAAATAAAGAGTTTTTCTATGAAGACTCCTGGAGGCAAATCCACTCCCAGGCAGTGGAAGGATGTTGAGTTCCAG GACTGTGCTGCTCTTTGA
- the LOC109073483 gene encoding probable ATP-dependent RNA helicase DHX58 isoform X1, with product MDCNLRPYQEEVVQAALRGENSIIWLPTGGGKTRTAVYITKKHLETTANAKVAVLVNKVHLVDQHFAKEFRPYLGSTYKIAAISGDSNEKDLFGCLVKASDLVICTAQILENALINMEEEKHVELTDFTLLVIDECHHTQKESVYNKIMGRYVEKKVRKEGNLPQILGLTASPGTGGNKQLDKAVEHVLQICANLDSVIVSTKEFTPVLQKVVPRPKKQYDIVERRTLDPFGDHLKAMMLMIHEYMPPTVSRSLREMGTQEYEADVVELEKEGVKKENRLIAQCALHLRQYNDALLINDTVRMVDAFRGLDEFYNSRKTKLLDGTDIFLQGLFDENRVELKQLASNDRYENPKLAQLQCTLQEEFNDENSRAILFSKTRRGTHCLFDWVNSNPELQRVNIRAGILTGAGTGANHMTQNEQKETIKHFRTGILNLLISTSVAEEGLDIPECNLVVRYGLLTNEIAQQQASGRARAMNSVYSVVAEEGGREMRRELTNDQQKITTKKTNQQQQKITHSEFRRKISKLQKIAVMTRIQAERKKDERKQRYSPSQVQFQCRECFLLVCSGEDLRKIENAHHVNINPEFERHYIAGGQVVLEKSFEDWEPGRVISCKNCGKEWGMEIKFKKVVTLPCLKIKSFSMKTPGGKSTPRQWKDVEFQVKEFDFLEDMSSHFHDLDLDE from the exons ATGGACTGCAATCTTAGACCGTACCAGGAGGAGGTGGTGCAGGCAGCACTCAGAGGAGAGAACAGCATCATCTGGCTGCCCACCGGTGGAGGAAAAACCCGTACTGCGGTTTACATCACTAAGAAACACCTGGAGACCACAGCCAATGCCAAAGTAGCAGTGCTCGTCAATAAG GTGCATCTGGTAGATCAGCACTTTGCAAAAGAATTCAGGCCTTATCTTGGGAGTACATACAAGATAGCAGCCATCAGTGGGGACAGTAATGAGAAAGACTTGTTTGGGTGTCTAGTCAAGGCCTCAGACCTGGTCATCTGCACAGCTCAGATCTTGGAGAACGCCCTGATCAACATGGAGGAAGAAAAACACGTGGAGCTGACTG ACTTTACCCTGCTGGTAATAGACGAATGTCACCATACACAAAAGGAGAGCGTCTATAATAAGATAATGGGCCGCTATGTTGAAAAGAAAGTGAGAAAAGAAGGGAATCTTCCTCAAATTTTGGGTCTCACAGCATCGCCTGGTACAGGAGGAAATAAGCAACTAGATAAAGCTGTTGAACATGTACTGCAG ATCTGTGCCAATCTGGATTCAGTAATTGTGTCCACCAAGGAGTTTACTCCAGTGCTGCAGAAAGTCGTTCCCAGACCCAAAAAGCAATATGATATTGTTGAAAGAAGAACTCTG GATCCATTTGGCGACCACTTGAAGGCAATGATGTTGATGATTCATGAGTATATGCCGCCAACGGTGAGTCGCAGCCTGCGAGAGATGGGCACCCAGGAATATGAAGCTGATGTGGTGGAACTAGAAAAAGAAG GTGTAAAGAAAGAGAACAGACTGATTGCTCAGTGTGCTTTGCACCTGCGGCAATACAACGACGCTCTTCTCATTAATGACACCGTTCGCATGGTGGACGCCTTCCGGGGTCTAGACGAGTTCTACAATTCAAGGAAAACCAAATTGCTGGATGGAACAGATATCTTTCTCCAGGGACTTTTTGATG AGAACCGTGTGGAGCTTAAACAGCTGGCATCAAATGACCGCTACGAAAACCCCAAACTGGCCCAGTTGCAATGCACATTGCAGGAAGAGTTTAATGATGAAAACTCTCGTGCTATCCTCTTCTCAAAGACCCGCAGGGGCACCCATTGTCTGTTTGACTGGGTGAACTCCAACCCTGAGCTGCAGAGGGTCAACATCAGAGCTGGCATTCTCACAGGAGCGGGTACAGGTGCAAATCACATGACCCAG aatgaacagaaggaaaccataaaacattttagaactgGAATCCTCAACCTCCTCATCTCCACCAGTGTAGCTGAGGAAGGACTTGATATTCCAGAATGCAACTTAGTTGTACGTTACGGGCTGTTGACCAATGAGATCGCTCAGCAGCAGGCCAGTGGGCGGGCTCGAGCTATGAACAGCGTCTACTCAGTGGTGGCCGAAGAAGGTGGGCGTGAAATGCGCAGGGAACTTACCAATGATCAAcaaaaaattactacaaaaaaaactaaccaacaacagcaaaaaattaCCCACAGCGAGTTCAGACGCAAG ATATCCAAGCTCCAAAAAATCGCTGTTATGACTAGAATCCAGGCCGAGAGGAAAAAGGATGAGAGGAAGCAGCGTTATAGTCCTAGTCAGGTTCAGTTTCAATGCAGAGAATGCTTCTTGCTTGTCTGCAGTGGAGAAGatttaagaaaaatagaaaatgctCACCATGTCAACATCAACCCTGAGTTTGA GAGGCATTATATAGCAGGTGGGCAGGTCGTTCTGGAGAAGAGCTTTGAAGATTGGGAGCCTGGACGGGTTATCAGCTGCAAGAACTGTGGAAAG gAATGGGGAATGGAGATAAAGTTCAAGAAGGTGGTCACACTCCCCTGCTTGAAAATAAAGAGTTTTTCTATGAAGACTCCTGGAGGCAAATCCACTCCCAGGCAGTGGAAGGATGTTGAGTTCCAGGTGAAAGAGTTTGACTTTCTTGAGGACATGAGCAGCCATTTCCATGACCTAGACTTAGACGAATGA